One window of Oreochromis niloticus isolate F11D_XX linkage group LG23, O_niloticus_UMD_NMBU, whole genome shotgun sequence genomic DNA carries:
- the LOC100694867 gene encoding tubulin alpha-1C chain produces MRECISIHVGQAGVQMGNTCWELYCLEHGIQPDGHMPSDKPTGGYDDSFTTFFSETGTGKYVPRAIFVDLEPTVIDEVRTGTYRQLFHPEQLISGKEDAANNYARGHYTVGKEHIDSVLDRIRKLSDQCTGLQGFLVFHSFGGGTGSGFTSLLMERLSVDFGKKSKLEFAIYPAPQVSTAVVEPYNSILTTHTTLEHSDCAFMVDNEAIYDICRRNLDIERPSYTNLNRLISQIVSSITASLRFDGALNVDLTEFQTNLVPYPRIHFPLATYAPVISTEKAYHEQLTVAEITNSCFEPANQMVKCDPRHGKYMACCLLYRGDVVPKDVNVAIGNIKTKRSIQFVDWCPTGFKVGINYQPPTVVPGGDLAKVQRAVCMLSNTTAIAEAWARLDHKFDLMYAKRAFVHWYVGEGMEEGEFSEAREDMAALEKDYEEVGIDSFEEDEEGEEY; encoded by the exons CGTGAGTGTATCTCCATCCATGTTGGCCAGGCCGGTGTCCAGATGGGCAACACCTGCTGGGAGCTGTACTGCCTGGAGCACGGCATCCAGCCAGATGGCCACATGCCCAGCGACAAGCCCACCGGAGGCTATGACGACTCCTTCACCACCTTCTTCAGTGAGACCGGCACTGGGAAATACGTCCCCAGAGCCATCTTTGTGGACCTGGAGCCCACTGTTATCG ATGAGGTCCGTACAGGAACGTACCGCCAGCTCTTCCACCCTGAACAGCTGATCTCCGGGAAGGAGGATGCTGCAAACAACTATGCCCGCGGCCACTACACTGTGGGAAAGGAGCACATCGACTCTGTTCTTGACAGGATCCGCAAACTG TCTGACCAGTGCACAGGTCTCCAGGGATTCCTCGTCTTTCACTCCTTTGGTGGAGGAACTGGCTCTGGTTTCACTTCTCTGCTCATGGAGCGTCTCTCTGTAGACTTTGGCAAGAAGTCCAAGCTGGAGTTCGCCATCTACCCAGCTCCTCAGGTGTCCACAGCTGTGGTGGAGCCCTACAACTCCATCCTGACCACCCACACCACCCTGGAGCACTCTGACTGCGCCTTCATGGTGGACAATGAGGCCATCTATGACATCTGCCGAAGGAACCTGGACATCGAGCGCCCATCTTACACCAACTTGAATCGCCTCATCAGCCAGATTGTCTCCTCCATCACCGCCTCCCTGCGCTTTGACGGAGCCTTGAATGTGGACCTGACGGAGTTCCAGACCAACCTGGTGCCCTATCCTCGCATCCACTTCCCTCTGGCCACCTATGCCCCTGTTATCTCAACAGAGAAGGCCTATCACGAGCAGCTCACCGTGGCTGAGATCACCAACTCTTGCTTCGAGCCAGCCAATCAGATGGTGAAGTGTGACCCTCGCCATGGAAAGTACATGGCCTGCTGCCTCCTGTACCGTGGTGACGTGGTGCCCAAAGATGTCAATGTCGCTATTGGCAATATCAAGACAAAGCGATCCATCCAGTTTGTGGACTGGTGTCCTACAGGCTTCAAGGTGGGCATCAACTACCAGCCCCCCACTGTGGTTCCTGGAGGAGACCTGGCCAAGGTGCAGAGAGCCGTGTGCATGCTGAGCAACACCACCGCCATCGCAGAGGCCTGGGCTCGACTCGACCACAAGTTCGATCTGATGTACGCCAAGAGGGCCTTCGTCCACTGGTATGTGGGAGAGGGAATGGAGGAGGGAGAGTTCTCAGAGGCCAGAGAGGACATGGCTGCCCTGGAGAAGGATTATGAGGAGGTTGGCATCGACTCGtttgaagaagatgaagagggGGAGGAGTATTAA